In Erpetoichthys calabaricus chromosome 6, fErpCal1.3, whole genome shotgun sequence, one genomic interval encodes:
- the buc gene encoding bucky ball — translation MSRQKWHRRETFSTLHVLVHFKSTLSLIITFTNFIVYSILCCVSVLSGILKEVGMEEVNNSQHSMGSGQQHQHPVNHTRPFFYVQPPSQPYYLYQWHMNNPFGHYGFHGSGLPFGRPYLPPYSYMPYPGYILPQAPVQPMDYRRMFPHFPSAGGYDLRFRYHQTRIRRETTTSEVQTEPNEAVEKLGECLGKMEACDTSVEKEMDSGVASQAPGELGTQYEQPSPQPQRISKSGNTIFSDLAGTAYADASLCNRNTSQRDEWSVSSCDGVSPLDTSSVHEDVCHKDTCSEEQEEQCVPSSSPMMCQPCVKVDLSSKPEKTLLAKDTPTGIFFQDLGQGKDGVESESSPDPSDNWLVNDGMAQECKNEYKLPALQANVEKTSQDSKSHEDLVHNEKLHFRILKLPFHTILAGGELDKENPLWSVDSLSNLITPSTLLSTFGNAYYGYYPQVAQERQSVLSASLDELSSRDEMFSTDVEDMDLVPGHIYTGKSLGQDNVEEDPVDKGFLEEECPLCPRQRTCATCGCCLSQDAHGGIEAENDTSEEITDIVDDCESDSIKKVRDSRKVTNLKRTSHLKRSISSCSVTKHSSKLKPKKNLDGVEGSVSPDEQHQNFPGLGKESYEEHKISSKSEKHRGQDHHVHQKCQMERPCKNTVMSDQESWESYGAKPRSKPWKTYPKGRDQERPPRRKMSCKTVVYQRPRKNEYDENEDGEIPRIQRGRGSSKRRGTRY, via the exons ATGAGCCGACAAAAGTGGCACCGCAGAGAGACTTTCAGCACTCTCCATGTTTTGGTGCACTTTAAATCTACACTGAGTTTAATAATCACGTTCACG aATTTCATTGTTTATAGCATCCTGTGCTGTGTGTCTGTCTTGTCTGGAATCTTAAAGGAAGTCGGCATGGAAG AAGTGAACAATTCTCAGCATTCAATGGGAAGTGGACAGCAGCATCAGCATCCAGTAAACCACACAAGGCCCTTTTTCTATGTACAACCACCTTCTCAACCTTATTACTTGTATCAATGGCACATGAACAACCCTTTTGGTCACTATGGCTTCCATGGATCAG GTTTGCCCTTTGGACGCCCTTACTTGCCCCCTTATTCATACATGCCTTATCCAGGATACATACTCCCGCAGGCACCTGTGCAACCAATGGATTACAGAAGAATGTTCCCTCACTTCCCTTCTGCTGGGGGTTATGATTTAAGATTTAGATATCATCAGACTCGCATACGAAGGGAAACTACTACTTCAGAGGTTCAGACTGAGCCCAATGAAGCTGTAGAGAAGCTGGGTGAATGCCTTGGAAAAATGGAGGCATGTGATACAAGTGTAGAAAAAGAAATGGATTCTGGAGTAGCTTCGCAAGCCCCTGGAGAATTGGGGACACAGTATGAACAACCTAGTCCACAACCTCAGAGGATTTCAAAATCTGGTAACACTATTTTTAGTGACTTGGCAGGTACAGCTTATGCAGATGCCAGTCTCTGCAACCGTAATACATCACAACGTGATGAGTGGTCTGTTAGTTCTTGTGATGGAGTGTCACCACTTGATACCTCCTCAGTTCATGAAGATGTCTGTCATAAAGATACCTGTTCAGAAGAGCAAGAGGAGCAATGTGTGCCGTCTTCTTCACCCATGATGTGCCAGCCATGTGTGAAAGTGGACTTGTCCAGTAAACCTGAGAAAACTTTGCTGGCTAAGGACACTCCTACAGGGATTTTCTTTCAAGATCTTGGCCAAGGTAAGGATGGTGTTGAATCGGAGTCGTCTCCTGACCCTTCTGATAACTGGTTGGTTAATGACGGTATGGCACAAGAgtgcaaaaatgaatacaaactACCTGCTTTACAGGCCAATGTAGAGAAGACATCCCAGGATTCAAAATCTCATGAAGACCTTGTACACAATGAAAAGCTGCACTTTAGAATTCTGAAACTTCCTTTTCACACCATCCTAGCAGGTGGGGAGTTGGATAAAGAAAATCCTTTATGGTCTGTGGACTCTCTTTCCAACCTTATTACCCCCTCAACTTTGTTGTCAACATTTGGAAATGCATATTATGGCTACTATCCACAAGTGGCACAAGAACGCCAAAGTGTCCTCAGTGCATCTCTGGATGAGCTTTCCTCAAGAGATGAGATGTTTTCAACTGATGTAGAAGATATGGATTTAGTGCCTGGCCATATTTATACAGGGAAATCACTTGGTCAAGACAATGTAGAGGAAGATCCTGTTGACAAGGGCTTTTTGGAAGAGGAATGTCCACTTTGTCCCCGACAAAGAACTTGTGCAACTTGTGGCTGTTGCCTGTCACAGGATGCACACGGTGGGATAGAAGCAGAGAATGATACAAGTGAGGAGATAACGGATATTGTTGATGACTGCGAGTCTGACTCTATAAAGAAAGTCAGAGATTCTAGGAAAGTAACCAACCTAAAGAGAACATCCCATTTAAAACGTTCCATTTCTTCCTGTAGTGTAACTAAGCACTCCTCAAAGCTAAAGCCAAAGAAAAATTTAGATGGAGTTGAAGGCTCAGTTTCTCCAGATGAGCAGCATCAAAACTTTCCTGGTCTGGGTAAGGAGTCCTATGAGGAGCACAAGATCTCCTCCAAATCAGAAAAGCATAGAGGCCAAGATCATCATGttcatcaaaaatgtcaaatgg aaAGACCATGTAAAAATACTGTGATGTCTGACCAGGAAAGTTGGGAAAGCTATGGGGCAAAGCCAAGGAGTAAACCATGGAAAACTTATCCAAAGGGCAGAGACCAAG AACGGCCCCCTAGGAGAAAAATGTCTTGTAAAACAGTTGTGTACCAAAGACCaaggaaaaatgaatatgatGAGAATGAGGATGGTGAGATTCCAAGAATTCAAAGAGGCAGAG